From the Anaeromyxobacter dehalogenans 2CP-1 genome, the window GGCGCGCGCTCGCGCGGGCGCGGGCCGCGCAGCGTGGGCGGCAGGTCGTCGGCGGTGAGCTCCGAGCCCTTGCAGAGCACCACCGCGCGCTCCACCACGTTCTCCAGCTCGCGCACGTTGCCGGGCCAGTCGTGGCTCAGCACCGCGTTGAGCGTGCCGGGCGCGAGGCCGCGGATGTCCTTGCCGTACGCCTTCGAGTACTTGTCGATGAAGTGGCTCACCAGCGCCGGGATGTCGCCCTTGCGCTGGCGCAGCGGCGGCAGCGTCACCGCCACCACGTTCAGCCGGTAGTAGAGGTCCTCGCGGAACCGCCCGTTCTTCACCTCGGCGGCGAGGTCGCGGTTGGTGGCGGCGACCAGGCGCACGTCCACCTTGAGCGTCTGCGTCCCGCCGACGCGCTCGAACTCCCGCTGCTGGAGCACGCGGAGCAGCTTGATCTGGAGCGCCGGCGAGATGTCGCCGATCTCGTCCAGGAACAGCGTGCCGCCGTCGGCGAGCTCGAACCGCCCCTCCTTGCGGCCGATGGCCCCGGTGAACGCGCCCTTCTCGTGGCCGAACAGCTCGGACTCGAGCAGCGTCTCGGAGAGCGCCGCGCAGTTCACCTTGATGAAGGCCTTGTCGGCCCGCGGCGACTCCTCGTGCAGCGCCTGCGCGAAGAGCTCCTTGCCGGTGCCCGACTCGCCCAGGATCAGGACGGTGGCGCGGGTGGGCGCGGCGCGCTTCACCACCTCGTAGACCGCGTGCAGCTCGGGCGCGTCGCCGACGATGTTGTGGAACCGGTACCGCTCGCGCACGCGCTCGCGCAGGTTCGCGGTGTCGCGCTGGAGGCGCAGCTTCTCGAGCGCCTTCTCCAGCACCACCAGGACCGCGTTCACGTCGAGCGGCTTGACGAGGTAGTTCTCGGCGCCGGCGCGCATCGCCTCGACGGCGGCCTCGACGCTCGCGAACGCGGTCATCATCACGAACACCGCGTCGGAGCCCTGCTCGCGCGCGCGGCGCAGCAGGTTGATGCCGTCCATGCGGGGCATCCGCACGTCGGCGAGCACCGCCGCCGGCGCGAACCCGGGGAGCAGCGCCAGGGCCTCCTCGCCGTCCGCGGCCTCGGCGATCTCGTACCCCTCCTCGCTCAGGATGGTCCGAAGCGCGACGCGAGCGTTCTGCTCGTCGTCCACCACCAGGATCCGTTCCTTGCCCGGCCGGGCGCCCACATTCG encodes:
- a CDS encoding sigma-54-dependent transcriptional regulator is translated as MPNVGARPGKERILVVDDEQNARVALRTILSEEGYEIAEAADGEEALALLPGFAPAAVLADVRMPRMDGINLLRRAREQGSDAVFVMMTAFASVEAAVEAMRAGAENYLVKPLDVNAVLVVLEKALEKLRLQRDTANLRERVRERYRFHNIVGDAPELHAVYEVVKRAAPTRATVLILGESGTGKELFAQALHEESPRADKAFIKVNCAALSETLLESELFGHEKGAFTGAIGRKEGRFELADGGTLFLDEIGDISPALQIKLLRVLQQREFERVGGTQTLKVDVRLVAATNRDLAAEVKNGRFREDLYYRLNVVAVTLPPLRQRKGDIPALVSHFIDKYSKAYGKDIRGLAPGTLNAVLSHDWPGNVRELENVVERAVVLCKGSELTADDLPPTLRGPRPRERAPGALIPGATLYEIEREAILRTLEMVGGSTSRAAEILGISVRKIQYRLKEYAAGGREGGAGHDHSHDGEHEPEKAGGME